The nucleotide window TTGCTGGTTTGGGCCTTGGACACAGGAGTTCTCCTCGCATTCTTGCGGCTGTTTCGGTTAAGCTAATTCAAGCAATTACTTGAATTCAACTTGCGTTTTGAGGGAGACATGCGCCGACAACCCAAGCAGAAGCGGTCCCGGGAAATGGTGGACAGGATCCTGGAAGCGGCCGCTTCCACATTGGTTGAGCGAGGCCTGGAGTTCACCACGACCAATCACATCGCAGACAAGGCGGGGGTTAATATCGCGTCGCTATATCACTACTTCACTAACAAGGAAGAGGTGGTGGCTGCAGTGCTGGAATGGCAGGCCAGGAAGCTGATGCAGGGCTTCAGCGAGCAGCAGAGCCAGCTGGATATAGCACGAATGCCTTTGCCGGTTCTGGCAAGGACGGGGCTGGTCTTCACCTTGCATGCCCTGCGGGCCGACCCGGTGATCGGGGAATTGGCCAAACACTGGAATCAGCTCTCCCCCCAGTACGCCATGTCATTGCTGGAGCAGCAGTTACTGGATATTGGCATGGCCTGGTTCAGGGCTAATTACCAGGAATACCCGATTGATGATCTGCATGTACGGCTTTTTGTTGTAATCAACGCATCCATGGCAACCCTTGCGCGGTATCTGGCCATTCCCGCTTCCATGATCAAAGACAATGAGATTGTGGATGTGCTGACAGACATGATCGTGAAAACACTTAGTCCGGACACGAAGTAGCCATTGCATTTGAGGCAATCGAAGAAAGCGACTGCCGAGAATAAGAGGTCTTATATATGCGCATTTGTTCACTTAATTATAGGGCTCTTCATTATGGGGTAAGCATATTGTGAAGGTGCTGGGCCGGGCGCCGAGCTTCACTTTTTTACCTACCGGTGTGCAGGAGTGTTATACCGCTGAAATGGTTTTTTCATTGTTTTATCGCTTTGTTCTTGCGTTTTGTGACTCCGGTTCATAACCTCCCAGTGAGGATTTTTTCCGTTAATTAAATGAAAAAATATGGCAAGAACGAAAGGTTTTAATAAAGAGGACGTTGTTGAGCGTGCCATGAATTTGTTCTGGAAGCAGGGTTATCATGCTACCAGTATGCAAGATATTGTAACGCACGTTGGTTTGAATCGTTCAAGCCTTTATGAGTCGTTTGAAGGAAAGAAGGATCTTTTTGATCAGTCACTGGATAACTATTGTCGTATTAATCGGGAAGGGGTGAAGTCGCTACTGAGTAATGAGGAAAGCGTGAAGGCGGGTATTCGAAATCTGCTTTACTCTTCAGTGGCCTGTACCCTTGAAGATGAAGAACGAAAAGGCTGTTTTGTAGTGAACTCAACCACCGAGCTCGTTCCTGGTGATGAAGTGCTCCTCAAAGCCCTTTCGCGAAACCGGATGCTCTTTGAAAAGGTTTTTCAGGGTTTCCTGAAGAAAGGCATTGAGAGTGGGGAAATCTCACCGGACAAAGATATCAAGACTTTGTCCGGCTTGATTTATACTCTTTTTTCTGGACTTAACGTTATTGCCAAGTTGGAAAAAAGCCCCAAAAAATTGATGGCACAGATTGATCTGGTGCTTGGTGTGCTCGATTAATACCTATCAGAAAAGTGACGTTGTATTCTTTCCCGTATCTTCCCTGCATTAAATCCAAAGTGCTCCATTACTTTCTCACCGGGACCAGACTTCCCGAATTGATCAATACCAATAACAAGACCTTCAAGGCCGACATACTTGTGCCAGAAATCAGGATGAAGGGCCTCTATTGCAACCCTGTCAGTGACTGCGCGAGGTAATACTTTCTCCTTGTAATCGGCGTCCTGTCGATCGAAGGCCGACGTGCTGGGCATCGAGACCACCCTCACATTGTGTCCAGTGAGTAAAGCTTTGACTTCCATGGCAACGGATACCTCCGAGCCAGTGGCAAGAATAATAAGATCCGGATGCGTTTCACTATCACTGAGAATATAGGCACCCTTTTCAATTTCCTTGATTTGAGAGGGATAACGATTCTGTGGTGGAAGTGACTGGCGTGACAGAACAAGAGCGGAGGGGCCATCCGTGCGAACCAGGGCCGCTTTCCAGCTGACAGCCGTTTCTACCGCATCACAGGGGCGCCATGTTTCGAGCCCGGGGGTGTTTCTCAATGAGGTAAGTTGCTCAATCGGTTGATGAGTAGGGCCATCCTCTCCGAGAGCAACAGAATCATGTGTATAAACGAAAATCGATTGTTGTTGCATCAATGATGCCATGCGGACCGCATTACGTCCGTACTCCATGAAAACGAGAAAGGTAGCGCCATAGGGAGTGAAGCCGCCATGGAGTGCAATGCCGTTCATGATGGCCGACATGCCAAACTCCCGAACGCCATAGTGCAGATAATTGCCTTCCGGCATATCGGCTGTAACCGCTTGTGCACCCTTCCATAGAGTAAGGTTCGAGACTGCGAGATCCGCGGAACCTCCTACCAACTCTGGCAGTAGAGGGCCAATTCTATCCAATGTGTTCAATGAGGCCTGGCGAGTTGAAACAGGATCAGCACTCTGCTGAAGCTCATAGATGAACCCGTCAATCTGACTTGGGAAATGCTCAGGTAGTTCGCCAAGAGAGAGCCGCTGCAGTTCATAGGCGAGTTGCGGATAAGCATCAGTATAAGCTTTCATTAGCGTTGCCCACGCTTGAAAGCGTTGCTTGCCGGCAGCTTTACCATCCCATTTCGCATAGATATCTTCAGGAATATCGAAAGCATCTTCATTCCAGCCAATACTTAACTTGGCGAGATGGACCTCGTCAGAACCTAGCGGGGCTCCGTGACAAGATTCCTTGCCTTCTTTGTTAGGCGAGCCTTTGCCTATGATCGTCTGACAGCAAATTAGCGAAGGAAAAGGGGACTCTTGAGCCGCATTGATGGCATTAATGATGGCATCAGGGTTATGGCCATCGACCTCGGCAATAACATGCCATCCGTATGACTCAAAACGTTTCGGGGTGTCGTCAGTGAACCAGCCCTTGACCTCGCCATCAATCGAGATGCCATTATCGTCGTAAAAGGCAATGAGTTTATTGAGCTTAAGGGTGCCAGCAAGAGAGCAGACTTCGTGGGATATCCCTTCCATAAGGCAACCATCACCAAGAAAAACATAGGTAAAATGATCAATAACAGGGTATCCAGGGCGATTGAACTGGGCGGCCAGGGTTCTTTCTGCGATTGCCATTCCTACAGCATTTGCAAGTCCCTGACCAAGTGGACCGGTTGTCGTGTCCACGCCTGGGGTGTGACCCTGCTCAGGATGACCGGGTGTGAAGGAGTCAAGTTGGCGAAACTGCTTCAAGTCATCAATGGACAAGTCATAGCCGGTAAGATGCAGAAGTGAGTAAAGCAGTATGGAGGCATGTCCATTGGACAAAATAAAGCGGTCACGGTTGAACCAGTCAGGATGTTCAGGACTGTGGGAGAAGTAATCGTTCCATAGTACTTCCGCAATGTCAGCCATGCCCATCGGTGCCCCAGGATGCCCCGATTTGGCTTGCTGTACAGCATCCATACTGAGTGCACGGATAGCGTTGGCTAAATCTTGACGGGATGGCATGAAGGCTGCTCCTGAAACCGATGGATATCGTGTCCAACCG belongs to Alcanivorax sediminis and includes:
- a CDS encoding TetR/AcrR family transcriptional regulator, with the translated sequence MARTKGFNKEDVVERAMNLFWKQGYHATSMQDIVTHVGLNRSSLYESFEGKKDLFDQSLDNYCRINREGVKSLLSNEESVKAGIRNLLYSSVACTLEDEERKGCFVVNSTTELVPGDEVLLKALSRNRMLFEKVFQGFLKKGIESGEISPDKDIKTLSGLIYTLFSGLNVIAKLEKSPKKLMAQIDLVLGVLD
- a CDS encoding TetR/AcrR family transcriptional regulator; its protein translation is MRRQPKQKRSREMVDRILEAAASTLVERGLEFTTTNHIADKAGVNIASLYHYFTNKEEVVAAVLEWQARKLMQGFSEQQSQLDIARMPLPVLARTGLVFTLHALRADPVIGELAKHWNQLSPQYAMSLLEQQLLDIGMAWFRANYQEYPIDDLHVRLFVVINASMATLARYLAIPASMIKDNEIVDVLTDMIVKTLSPDTK
- the tkt gene encoding transketolase gives rise to the protein MPSRQDLANAIRALSMDAVQQAKSGHPGAPMGMADIAEVLWNDYFSHSPEHPDWFNRDRFILSNGHASILLYSLLHLTGYDLSIDDLKQFRQLDSFTPGHPEQGHTPGVDTTTGPLGQGLANAVGMAIAERTLAAQFNRPGYPVIDHFTYVFLGDGCLMEGISHEVCSLAGTLKLNKLIAFYDDNGISIDGEVKGWFTDDTPKRFESYGWHVIAEVDGHNPDAIINAINAAQESPFPSLICCQTIIGKGSPNKEGKESCHGAPLGSDEVHLAKLSIGWNEDAFDIPEDIYAKWDGKAAGKQRFQAWATLMKAYTDAYPQLAYELQRLSLGELPEHFPSQIDGFIYELQQSADPVSTRQASLNTLDRIGPLLPELVGGSADLAVSNLTLWKGAQAVTADMPEGNYLHYGVREFGMSAIMNGIALHGGFTPYGATFLVFMEYGRNAVRMASLMQQQSIFVYTHDSVALGEDGPTHQPIEQLTSLRNTPGLETWRPCDAVETAVSWKAALVRTDGPSALVLSRQSLPPQNRYPSQIKEIEKGAYILSDSETHPDLIILATGSEVSVAMEVKALLTGHNVRVVSMPSTSAFDRQDADYKEKVLPRAVTDRVAIEALHPDFWHKYVGLEGLVIGIDQFGKSGPGEKVMEHFGFNAGKIRERIQRHFSDRY